From Clostridia bacterium, the proteins below share one genomic window:
- a CDS encoding adenylosuccinate lyase, translating to MHEYYESPLCKRYAGKEMKRVFSDDVKFATWRKLWIALAESEKELGLPITDAQIAELKAHIDDIDYDFAAAKEKEVRHDVMAHVHTYGEKCPNAKGIIHLGATSCYVCDNADVIIQRQAMLLIKRELLAAIRAVAEFAEKYKGVPTLAYTHFQAAQPTTVGKRATLWLQDLLMDLAQVDFAVMNMKLLGCKGTTGTAASFLELFDGDAAKVEELEKRIVAKLGFDSAYAVSGQTYTRKADFALLSVLSGIAQSAHKFSNDIRLLSHLKEVDEPFEKGQVGSSAMAYKRNPMRSERIASLARYCICDLTNPAINAASQWLERTLDDSANRRIAIPEAFLCVDAILALYINVVSGLKVYPKMMEKHLKEELPFMATENILMYCVSRKGGDRQRLHEAIRLHSVAAAEQVKLNGGENDLLERILADATFGLTREELDGILDAGGFTGLAEKQTEDFLAGPVKAALDANAGFEAVDVEINV from the coding sequence ATGCACGAGTATTACGAAAGCCCGCTCTGCAAGCGCTACGCGGGGAAGGAAATGAAGCGCGTCTTTTCCGACGACGTTAAGTTCGCGACGTGGCGAAAGCTCTGGATCGCGCTCGCGGAGAGCGAAAAGGAGCTCGGACTGCCGATAACCGACGCGCAGATCGCCGAGTTGAAGGCGCATATTGACGATATCGACTACGACTTCGCCGCCGCCAAGGAGAAGGAAGTCCGCCACGACGTTATGGCGCACGTCCACACCTACGGAGAGAAATGCCCGAACGCAAAGGGGATAATCCACCTCGGCGCGACGTCCTGCTACGTCTGCGACAACGCCGACGTTATCATTCAGCGGCAGGCGATGCTGCTGATAAAGCGCGAACTGCTCGCGGCGATAAGAGCGGTAGCGGAGTTCGCGGAGAAGTACAAGGGCGTTCCGACGCTCGCGTATACGCATTTTCAGGCTGCTCAGCCGACCACCGTCGGCAAGCGCGCGACGCTCTGGCTGCAGGATCTGCTGATGGATCTCGCGCAGGTGGACTTCGCTGTAATGAATATGAAGCTGCTCGGCTGCAAGGGTACCACCGGAACCGCGGCGAGCTTCCTCGAGCTGTTCGACGGCGACGCTGCGAAGGTAGAGGAGCTCGAGAAGCGCATCGTCGCGAAGCTCGGCTTCGACTCCGCGTACGCCGTCAGCGGCCAGACCTATACGCGCAAGGCGGATTTCGCGCTGCTTTCGGTGCTTTCCGGCATCGCGCAGAGCGCGCATAAGTTCTCTAACGATATCCGCCTGCTTTCGCATCTGAAAGAGGTGGACGAGCCGTTCGAGAAGGGGCAGGTCGGCTCCTCCGCGATGGCGTACAAGCGCAACCCGATGCGCAGCGAACGCATCGCTTCGCTTGCGCGTTACTGCATCTGCGATCTGACCAACCCCGCGATAAACGCCGCTTCGCAATGGCTCGAGCGCACGCTCGACGACTCCGCGAACCGACGCATCGCGATACCGGAAGCGTTCCTGTGCGTCGACGCGATCCTCGCGCTGTATATCAACGTCGTTTCCGGTTTGAAGGTCTATCCGAAGATGATGGAAAAGCACCTCAAAGAGGAACTGCCGTTTATGGCGACAGAAAACATACTTATGTACTGCGTTTCCCGCAAGGGAGGAGACCGCCAGCGGCTTCACGAGGCGATACGCCTTCACTCCGTCGCCGCGGCGGAGCAGGTCAAGCTGAACGGCGGCGAAAACGACCTGCTCGAGCGCATCCTCGCGGACGCGACCTTCGGGCTGACGCGCGAAGAGCTTGACGGAATCCTCGACGCGGGCGGTTTCACCGGTCTCGCCGAGAAGCAGACGGAGGATTTCCTCGCGGGTCCCGTCAAGGCGGCGCTGGACGCGAACGCGGGTTTCGAAGCGGTCGACGTCGAGATAAACGTGTGA
- a CDS encoding extracellular solute-binding protein: MTNTVKKRIPALLVALCALCACAACSRTPAKPNLPTDSSAASSGDGIDMSYQPGLTELDLGEVETFVDEDGTPYVTPQYEMTGRTVSLLSHWDADTPDSIHMVSYLRKYGGPQVKFITAPYAECGTKLQSMVLAENAPDLYKVRDGDVAGIMRQGLFTDLTGLIDWDSRNWIDLKPFLDTVRYNGQILIAPEFNSNYFIWYNKNIFSERGVEDPIELYDKGEWTLDKFDSICKRLTVRQDGAVQLYGFGYDHTWMRQVFAMFDAQLSVKSGDGYVNTVGSDAVTDAISYLNEQINVSRVTCKQDKALPYFASGKLAMLWYGNWLSMSAPFAEMNLSGTIDFVPAPTNSRLDLGPRQDYALSGHAIPIGAKDTEAALAFIEIFNFYKQTPELDTVSTNAQCELNNWSTEQFLRMRKPRYYENKYTFVELSDTWDFILDSVENNRSWLSVREMYSKQIDLVIEGISNSSN, encoded by the coding sequence ATGACAAACACGGTAAAAAAACGAATACCCGCCCTTCTGGTCGCTCTATGCGCGTTATGCGCGTGCGCGGCTTGTTCCCGTACGCCCGCCAAGCCGAATCTGCCGACAGACTCTTCAGCGGCTTCGAGCGGCGACGGTATCGATATGAGCTACCAGCCCGGTTTGACCGAACTCGATCTCGGCGAGGTCGAAACCTTCGTCGACGAAGACGGCACGCCATATGTCACGCCGCAGTATGAAATGACCGGTCGCACCGTTTCCCTGCTCAGCCACTGGGACGCGGATACGCCCGACTCGATACATATGGTCAGCTACCTGCGAAAATACGGCGGCCCGCAGGTAAAATTCATTACGGCGCCCTACGCCGAATGCGGAACGAAGCTGCAGTCTATGGTCCTCGCGGAAAACGCGCCCGATCTGTACAAAGTCCGCGACGGCGACGTTGCCGGCATTATGCGCCAGGGACTTTTTACCGACCTTACCGGTCTGATAGACTGGGACAGCCGCAACTGGATCGACCTGAAGCCCTTCCTTGACACGGTCAGGTACAACGGGCAGATACTCATCGCGCCCGAGTTCAATTCCAACTACTTCATTTGGTATAACAAGAACATATTCTCGGAACGCGGCGTCGAGGATCCGATAGAGCTCTACGATAAAGGCGAATGGACGCTCGATAAGTTCGACAGCATATGCAAGCGGCTGACCGTCAGGCAGGACGGCGCCGTGCAGCTCTACGGCTTCGGCTACGACCACACGTGGATGCGGCAGGTATTCGCGATGTTCGACGCGCAGCTCTCGGTCAAGTCCGGCGACGGATACGTAAACACGGTCGGCAGCGACGCCGTGACGGACGCGATCTCCTACCTCAACGAACAGATCAACGTTTCGCGAGTGACCTGCAAGCAGGACAAGGCGCTCCCCTACTTCGCCTCGGGAAAGCTCGCGATGCTCTGGTACGGCAACTGGCTTTCGATGTCCGCGCCCTTTGCGGAGATGAATCTGAGCGGAACGATCGACTTCGTGCCCGCGCCGACGAACTCCCGTCTCGACCTCGGCCCGAGACAGGACTACGCGCTTTCCGGGCACGCAATACCGATAGGCGCGAAGGATACGGAAGCCGCGCTGGCGTTTATTGAGATCTTCAACTTTTACAAGCAGACTCCCGAGCTCGACACCGTTTCCACTAACGCGCAGTGCGAGCTGAACAACTGGTCGACCGAGCAGTTCCTGCGAATGCGCAAGCCGCGCTATTATGAGAACAAATACACCTTTGTCGAGTTATCGGACACCTGGGATTTCATCCTCGACTCGGTCGAGAACAACCGCTCGTGGCTCTCGGTCCGCGAGATGTATTCAAAGCAGATCGACCTCGTTATCGAAGGCATTTCAAACAGCAGCAACTGA
- the spoIID gene encoding stage II sporulation protein D, with the protein MKRILAVCFCYAAVLFAVPFFVSRPGAASAEKGEAASPPAWGDTLKVYNHKTDKVMLLDAFDYVVGVVAAEVPATYEPEALKANAVAAYTYAIRKKEYTEAHPGYAENEHKGAHVCTNYAHCKSWKSEEEQREMWGSKYDEYRARVEDAVRAVYGETLLYEGEPALTVFYSISAGSTAACRDVWGNDVPYLQSVDSSWDENEKGFLSTVTLSDAEVKEKLADCALPDAPEEWLTVTDRAESGYVRAVTAGDKTFTGGEIRKLFSLRSNCFEIAHADGAFTFTVKGYGHGVGMSQTGSQAMALAGSGYRDILYHYYPGTVIAERYEPAEKAE; encoded by the coding sequence ATGAAAAGGATACTCGCCGTCTGTTTCTGTTACGCCGCGGTGCTGTTCGCGGTGCCGTTTTTCGTTTCGCGGCCGGGCGCCGCGTCCGCGGAGAAGGGGGAAGCCGCTTCGCCGCCTGCGTGGGGAGACACACTGAAGGTCTATAACCATAAAACGGACAAGGTCATGTTGCTTGACGCCTTCGACTACGTCGTCGGAGTCGTCGCTGCTGAGGTGCCCGCGACCTACGAGCCGGAGGCGCTGAAGGCGAACGCCGTCGCCGCGTATACCTACGCGATACGCAAGAAGGAGTACACCGAGGCGCACCCCGGTTACGCCGAAAACGAGCACAAAGGCGCTCACGTCTGCACGAACTACGCCCACTGCAAGAGCTGGAAAAGCGAGGAAGAGCAGCGCGAGATGTGGGGGAGCAAATACGATGAATACCGCGCTCGCGTCGAGGACGCAGTCCGCGCCGTCTACGGCGAAACGCTGCTGTACGAAGGCGAACCCGCGCTGACGGTATTCTATTCGATATCGGCGGGCTCAACGGCGGCGTGCAGGGACGTCTGGGGCAACGACGTGCCGTATCTGCAGAGTGTAGACAGCAGTTGGGACGAAAACGAAAAGGGTTTTTTGTCGACCGTAACGCTTTCCGACGCGGAGGTGAAGGAGAAGCTCGCGGACTGCGCGCTTCCCGACGCGCCGGAAGAGTGGCTGACCGTGACCGACCGCGCGGAAAGCGGCTACGTCCGCGCCGTAACGGCGGGGGATAAGACCTTCACCGGCGGCGAAATACGCAAGCTGTTCTCGCTGCGCTCGAATTGCTTCGAGATCGCGCACGCGGACGGAGCTTTCACTTTCACCGTCAAGGGCTACGGCCACGGAGTCGGCATGAGTCAGACCGGTTCGCAGGCGATGGCGCTCGCGGGCAGCGGCTACCGCGATATACTTTATCACTACTATCCGGGCACGGTGATCGCCGAGCGATACGAGCCCGCCGAAAAAGCGGAATAA
- a CDS encoding citrate synthase, giving the protein MAERKPLLSDDYIETLCGEHDKYNNIDVERYARDNYRIKRGLRNSDGSGVVAGVTNICNVHGYVINENEKVPEEGKLIYRGIDVNELVAGARADDRFGFEETEYLLLMGSLPTQKQLDDFRAAIDECRELPHGFIEDVLIKTPSRNIMNKLESAILNLYSYCPNPDDVNLETLLRQSIEIIARVPTIVSYAYQSKRRHYDNQSMYLHPIPKNLSTAECLLTFLRPDMHFSEEEATLLDVCLMLHAEHGGGNNSTFACRVLSSSGTDTYSAISAAVGALKGFKHGGANLKITEMMDYIKSGVSDWKDDEEVLEYLKGILRHEKGDGSGLIYGMGHAVYTLSDPRAVLLKKYASSLAEKKDMLDEFKLIESVERLAPTAFAEVKQNDKPICANVDMYSGFVYTMLNLPRELFTPIFATARIAGWCAHRIEEITVSNRIIRPAYMSVLKKAPYTPLSERG; this is encoded by the coding sequence ATGGCAGAAAGAAAACCCCTGCTGTCGGACGACTACATAGAGACTCTATGCGGCGAACACGACAAATATAACAACATCGACGTTGAACGCTACGCACGCGACAACTACCGCATCAAGCGCGGACTCCGCAACAGCGACGGTTCCGGCGTCGTCGCCGGCGTGACGAACATCTGCAACGTCCACGGCTACGTCATAAACGAAAACGAGAAAGTTCCCGAGGAAGGCAAGCTCATATACCGCGGCATCGACGTCAATGAACTCGTCGCGGGCGCGAGAGCCGACGACCGTTTCGGCTTCGAGGAGACGGAATACCTCCTGCTGATGGGCTCCCTGCCCACACAGAAGCAGCTCGACGATTTCCGCGCGGCGATAGACGAGTGCCGCGAGCTTCCGCACGGCTTCATCGAGGACGTGCTTATCAAGACCCCCAGCCGCAATATAATGAACAAGCTGGAAAGCGCGATACTCAACCTATACTCCTACTGCCCGAACCCCGACGACGTCAACCTTGAAACGCTGCTCCGTCAGTCGATCGAAATAATCGCGAGGGTGCCTACGATCGTTTCATACGCCTACCAGTCCAAACGCAGGCATTACGACAACCAGAGCATGTATCTGCACCCGATACCGAAGAACCTCTCCACCGCGGAATGCCTGCTGACCTTCCTGCGCCCCGATATGCACTTCTCCGAGGAAGAAGCGACGCTGCTCGACGTCTGCCTGATGCTTCACGCCGAGCACGGCGGCGGCAACAATTCCACCTTCGCCTGCAGAGTGCTCTCCTCCTCCGGAACCGACACGTACTCCGCGATTTCCGCGGCGGTCGGCGCGCTCAAGGGCTTCAAGCACGGCGGCGCGAACCTCAAGATCACGGAGATGATGGACTATATCAAGTCCGGTGTCTCCGACTGGAAAGACGACGAAGAGGTGCTCGAGTATCTTAAAGGAATCCTGCGCCACGAAAAGGGCGACGGCAGCGGCCTCATCTACGGAATGGGACACGCCGTATACACCCTCTCCGACCCGAGAGCCGTGCTGCTCAAGAAGTACGCCTCCTCCCTCGCGGAGAAGAAGGATATGCTCGACGAGTTCAAGCTCATCGAATCCGTCGAACGCCTCGCGCCTACGGCCTTCGCCGAGGTCAAGCAGAACGACAAACCCATATGCGCCAACGTCGATATGTACAGCGGCTTTGTCTATACGATGCTCAACCTGCCGCGCGAACTCTTCACGCCGATATTTGCAACGGCGCGTATCGCCGGCTGGTGCGCCCACCGCATCGAAGAGATAACCGTCTCCAACAGAATAATCCGTCCGGCGTATATGTCAGTACTGAAAAAAGCCCCTTACACCCCCCTCTCGGAAAGAGGATAA